Proteins encoded by one window of Deltaproteobacteria bacterium:
- the amrB gene encoding AmmeMemoRadiSam system protein B: protein MGTRGRSLPYGWYPDTASACRQEIEEFISQVEAPGPDMSGLNGGIVPHAGWYFSGKAAAKVFRYVSHEGGVDIVAVFGGHMSAEPGLIYLDEAWETPLGNLEIDQDLGQALKDKADLEVETWETGDNTMEVQLPFIKYFFPDSRIVAIRAPHSQKAVNIGQQLIELAKTQGQTIRVFGSTDLTHYGPNYGFTPQGRGQAALDWMRNENDKGFIDLALAMNLPGLLEHAAQNHSACSAGAAAAAIAACQALGSNRGELLDYYTSSDIMPGDSFVGYAGIVF from the coding sequence ATGGGAACCCGAGGTCGCAGTCTGCCTTATGGCTGGTACCCGGACACGGCCAGTGCCTGCCGGCAGGAGATCGAGGAGTTCATATCCCAGGTCGAGGCGCCCGGCCCGGATATGAGCGGGCTCAACGGTGGTATCGTCCCGCATGCCGGCTGGTACTTTTCTGGCAAGGCGGCCGCCAAGGTTTTCCGCTATGTCTCCCATGAAGGCGGCGTGGACATAGTGGCTGTTTTTGGCGGACACATGAGTGCCGAGCCCGGCCTCATTTACCTGGATGAAGCCTGGGAAACACCGCTTGGGAATCTTGAGATTGACCAGGACCTTGGACAGGCGCTCAAAGATAAGGCCGATCTTGAAGTTGAAACCTGGGAGACAGGCGACAACACCATGGAAGTTCAGTTGCCTTTCATAAAATACTTCTTCCCGGACAGCCGCATTGTGGCCATTCGAGCGCCTCATTCACAAAAGGCCGTTAACATTGGGCAGCAACTGATCGAACTGGCAAAGACACAAGGTCAGACCATCCGGGTCTTTGGCTCCACCGACCTGACTCACTACGGCCCCAATTACGGTTTTACACCACAGGGACGCGGGCAGGCGGCACTGGATTGGATGCGCAATGAAAACGACAAAGGCTTTATTGATCTAGCCCTGGCTATGAATCTGCCCGGTCTTTTAGAGCATGCTGCTCAAAACCACAGCGCCTGCAGCGCCGGAGCGGCTGCGGCCGCCATCGCCGCCTGCCAGGCTCTGGGATCAAACCGGGGCGAGCTCCTGGACTACTACACCAGCTCAGATATCATGCCCGGCGATTCCTTTGTCGGGTATGCCGGTATCGTTTTCTGA
- a CDS encoding sigma-54-dependent Fis family transcriptional regulator, whose translation MPTAMLVISDLEAAKPLVTALEDKGLDLTHAADGAAAMDMLKKDSFELVLAETDLPKVKGLDLLKHIQIKHPGSKCVLLSNDASARAALQAIRTGAFDYLTLPLDENDVHSCLERALNIGVSGGEAGPVVGYQVRYPEIIGQSAAIKNVFRMIDKVAQTDSTIMITGESGTGKELVARAIHSSSPRQNYPLVPVNCGAIPEELLESELFGHEKGAFTSAIRSRSGRFELANNGTIFLDEISDMSPRLQVKLLRVLQERKFERIGGTKTIEVDIRIIAATNKDLYQTLQEGRFREDLYYRLNVIPVTVPPLRQRQSDIPLLMEHFFLKFNHHKQKEIKGLATEVKALLMAYPWPGNIRELENVIERMVILAENEVISIEDLPLHIQEATAQPKREPIEIPEQGIDFNEVVSEFEDQLLVQALEKSNWVKNKAAKLLNLNRTTLVEKLKKKDIKRPDS comes from the coding sequence ATGCCTACTGCTATGCTCGTAATAAGCGACCTTGAAGCGGCCAAGCCCCTGGTGACCGCTTTAGAGGATAAAGGGTTGGACCTGACACATGCCGCGGATGGGGCAGCGGCCATGGACATGCTGAAAAAGGACTCCTTCGAATTGGTCCTGGCCGAGACAGACCTTCCCAAGGTCAAGGGTCTTGACCTCCTCAAACACATACAGATCAAACATCCAGGCAGCAAGTGCGTGCTTCTCTCTAATGACGCCTCGGCGCGGGCCGCTCTTCAGGCCATCCGCACGGGCGCTTTTGACTACCTGACCCTGCCTCTCGACGAAAATGATGTTCACTCCTGTTTGGAAAGAGCCTTAAATATAGGGGTCAGCGGCGGCGAGGCCGGGCCGGTCGTGGGTTATCAAGTTCGCTATCCGGAGATCATCGGCCAGAGTGCGGCCATAAAAAATGTGTTTCGCATGATTGACAAGGTGGCTCAGACAGACAGCACCATTATGATCACCGGTGAATCGGGCACAGGCAAGGAACTCGTGGCCCGCGCCATTCACTCCAGCAGCCCCCGGCAGAACTACCCTCTTGTTCCGGTCAACTGTGGAGCCATTCCAGAAGAGCTCCTGGAGAGCGAACTCTTCGGACATGAAAAAGGGGCCTTTACGAGTGCCATTCGCTCCCGGTCCGGGCGCTTTGAGTTGGCCAATAATGGAACGATCTTCCTGGACGAAATCTCGGATATGAGCCCGAGACTCCAGGTGAAACTCCTGAGGGTCCTCCAGGAGCGCAAATTCGAGCGAATTGGCGGCACAAAAACCATCGAGGTTGATATCAGGATTATCGCCGCCACAAACAAGGACCTCTACCAAACCCTCCAGGAAGGACGCTTCAGAGAGGACCTTTACTACCGGCTCAATGTTATCCCTGTCACTGTTCCCCCGCTTAGACAACGCCAATCGGACATCCCTCTCCTCATGGAGCATTTCTTTCTAAAGTTCAATCACCACAAGCAGAAAGAGATAAAGGGACTCGCAACAGAGGTTAAAGCCCTGCTCATGGCTTACCCGTGGCCCGGGAATATCCGGGAGTTGGAGAATGTAATCGAACGCATGGTCATCCTGGCGGAAAATGAGGTGATTTCTATTGAAGATTTGCCTCTGCATATCCAGGAGGCTACCGCTCAACCAAAACGAGAACCCATCGAGATTCCAGAGCAAGGGATTGACTTCAATGAAGTAGTCTCCGAGTTCGAAGACCAGCTCCTGGTACAAGCCCTTGAAAAATCAAACTGGGTTAAGAACAAGGCCGCCAAACTGCTCAATCTCAACCGCACCACCCTTGTCGAGAAACTCAAAAAAAAGGATATCAAGCGCCCTGATAGTTGA
- a CDS encoding tetratricopeptide repeat protein encodes MRFIPRPLIKRRACLLMPGMLLVCAVIMLGQSSAPAQKPPGQPLKKPGAADRSSALKSGRLTGIRLGTFPDYSRLIFLFKKPVDSYMVRRPEVNELWLDFGPDAIPKEGRYELHDELVQGVALLEQNGRLTARVKVGLSRFSFRHFSTPDRKAVVLDLRPGDPIKRARPAVSRAALEKLKGLSLELPDPKAIARKIRAALPADPTPDTELFFLTQAADDMARGNFEEAIINLKRLLKNFPNTKYRDPGLFLLGDAYYYSYQNKLEPHFLEITDTFREAIVTFPQSALTPRATLMLGLAYLKMNFNSEAVGYLEIVTKDFPDTRYAVLAYLYLGEAQLNLGEADLAQESLDTVLTFKPSGHSFLKAYYKLGQVHFQKGIYTKANEVFKEVLIRQEDFYLEHPEILYYMGEGYFHSHRPDLARSYLYHLLNIYPEYKAKDVVMARIGDTYKEEGRHSEAKKIYRITKDIFPESTGALISQLRLAEYGALRDSFKPETIFIELEEGAREATLKMYREIVASQKESPLLQLAMFKIGLAAYWQKNYKKALQTFKDTLEKYPKGSIIPDVHFVMSKTILARVRNLYRQKKHLELLSYFFENQRYISEIALSDIRLYVALSHLALDLPSEAIELFLADRGVPDSADQRLLGLGEAYLKDSQYEEAIKALNQFLKRYPRHEKKDQALLHLAQGKMKQGHTKEALSLFENAMTAQPRLKRDGEFQNMLGRIYLELGQYEKAAAALEIAAKGLGEGQGNAQDVFLAYAHLGRALAKVKRKGEAAQALDKALTVQPEQPFPEALYLIARTNFNLGRQKEGLEALDLVSKAEDSFWKMMADQELKVRKWNQELNREIEKEISANLQK; translated from the coding sequence ATGCGATTTATTCCGAGACCTTTGATAAAAAGAAGGGCCTGCCTTCTGATGCCGGGTATGCTCCTGGTCTGTGCGGTCATCATGCTCGGACAAAGCAGCGCTCCGGCGCAGAAACCCCCTGGGCAGCCTCTGAAAAAACCAGGCGCGGCCGACAGGAGTTCGGCCTTGAAGTCCGGGCGGCTTACTGGAATCCGCCTGGGTACCTTTCCCGACTACTCCCGTCTTATATTTCTTTTTAAAAAGCCGGTGGACAGTTACATGGTCAGGCGGCCGGAGGTGAACGAACTCTGGCTGGATTTCGGGCCGGACGCCATTCCCAAGGAAGGCCGGTATGAACTGCATGATGAACTAGTCCAGGGTGTGGCTCTGCTTGAACAAAACGGCCGGTTGACAGCACGGGTCAAGGTCGGGCTCTCCAGGTTCTCCTTTAGACATTTTTCTACTCCGGATCGAAAGGCTGTGGTCTTAGACCTTCGTCCTGGGGACCCGATAAAGAGGGCCAGGCCCGCCGTGAGCCGTGCCGCGCTCGAAAAACTGAAGGGTCTGAGCCTTGAGCTGCCCGATCCCAAGGCGATCGCCAGAAAAATACGCGCCGCCTTGCCCGCCGACCCGACTCCGGATACAGAGCTCTTTTTTCTAACTCAAGCTGCCGACGATATGGCGCGAGGCAATTTTGAGGAGGCGATCATCAATCTGAAGCGTCTTTTGAAAAATTTTCCGAACACCAAGTATCGGGACCCGGGTCTCTTTCTCCTGGGAGACGCTTATTATTATTCATACCAAAACAAGCTTGAACCCCATTTTCTCGAAATTACAGATACTTTCCGAGAAGCAATCGTCACCTTTCCCCAGTCGGCCCTCACGCCTCGCGCCACATTGATGCTCGGCCTGGCTTACCTCAAGATGAACTTCAACAGTGAGGCGGTGGGCTACTTGGAAATCGTCACCAAGGATTTTCCAGATACCCGCTATGCAGTGCTGGCCTATCTCTACCTGGGTGAAGCCCAGCTCAACCTGGGTGAAGCCGATCTGGCTCAGGAATCCCTTGACACTGTCTTAACCTTCAAGCCCAGCGGCCACTCTTTTCTGAAGGCTTACTACAAGCTGGGTCAGGTTCACTTTCAAAAAGGTATTTACACCAAGGCGAATGAGGTATTTAAAGAGGTCTTAATTCGCCAAGAGGATTTCTATCTCGAACACCCTGAAATTCTTTATTATATGGGTGAAGGCTACTTCCATTCCCATCGCCCGGACCTGGCCAGGAGCTACCTTTATCACCTGCTGAATATCTACCCTGAATACAAAGCCAAAGACGTGGTCATGGCCCGTATCGGGGACACGTATAAGGAGGAGGGCCGTCATTCAGAAGCCAAGAAAATCTACCGCATCACTAAAGACATCTTTCCAGAGAGTACCGGGGCCTTGATCAGCCAGCTCCGGCTTGCTGAATATGGCGCGCTCCGGGACTCTTTTAAGCCGGAGACGATCTTCATCGAACTCGAAGAAGGCGCCAGAGAAGCCACCTTGAAGATGTATCGGGAAATCGTGGCTTCCCAAAAGGAGTCCCCTCTTCTCCAGCTGGCTATGTTCAAAATCGGTCTCGCTGCCTACTGGCAAAAAAACTATAAAAAAGCCTTGCAGACCTTCAAGGACACCCTGGAAAAATATCCCAAGGGTTCTATCATCCCGGATGTACATTTTGTTATGAGCAAAACCATCCTGGCCCGGGTAAGAAACCTTTACCGGCAGAAGAAGCACCTGGAGCTGCTCAGTTATTTTTTTGAGAATCAGCGGTACATCTCTGAGATTGCCTTGTCAGATATCCGTCTTTACGTGGCTTTGAGCCATCTGGCTCTGGACCTTCCTTCAGAGGCCATCGAACTCTTTCTGGCGGATCGAGGCGTGCCCGATTCGGCTGACCAGCGGCTCTTGGGTCTTGGCGAGGCCTACCTTAAAGACAGCCAATATGAGGAGGCCATAAAGGCCTTAAACCAGTTTTTAAAACGCTATCCCAGGCATGAGAAAAAGGATCAGGCCCTGCTCCACCTGGCTCAAGGTAAAATGAAACAGGGACATACAAAGGAAGCCCTGTCTCTTTTTGAAAACGCTATGACTGCCCAGCCCAGGCTTAAAAGGGACGGCGAGTTTCAAAACATGTTGGGCCGGATTTACCTGGAGCTAGGTCAATATGAAAAGGCGGCCGCGGCCTTGGAGATTGCCGCCAAAGGCCTGGGTGAAGGTCAAGGGAACGCCCAGGATGTCTTCCTGGCTTACGCTCACCTGGGGCGAGCTCTGGCAAAGGTCAAACGCAAAGGTGAAGCAGCCCAGGCCCTGGACAAGGCGCTCACGGTTCAGCCTGAACAGCCTTTCCCGGAAGCCCTTTATCTCATAGCGCGAACGAATTTTAATCTGGGCCGCCAAAAAGAAGGCCTTGAGGCCCTGGACCTCGTGTCCAAGGCTGAAGATAGTTTCTGGAAAATGATGGCCGATCAGGAACTTAAGGTCCGTAAATGGAATCAAGAATTAAACCGGGAGATCGAGAAGGAAATATCGGCTAACCTACAGAAATAA
- a CDS encoding sigma-54-dependent Fis family transcriptional regulator, with the protein MQSRSVLVVDDQPEIRTSLFEALTKEGYAVALAQDGKEALGKFKANPFEIVITDVRMPRMDGMELLSRIKQSSSQTPVIIITGHGTVDNAVKAMRDGAFDYILKPLSMEVLKETINQALNAAQTSASKIMNRETNSLGIGDRPIITQDPAMKRLLEMSKNVAPSKATVLIQGESGTGKELLARFIHRESDRAKGPFVAINCASLPEGLLESELFGHEKGSFTGAITRKIGKFELAHLGTILLDEISEMAPALQAKLLRVLQEGEIDRLGGKSPIQINVRVIATTNRNLMEWVRQGKFRQDLYYRLNVIPLRIPAMRDRPRDIRPLSEYFLEKYSQENGKGIKSLSQETLAQLQSMSWPGNVRELENIIARGVLLAKGESIEPGDLFLDEALPEAAGNDAHSTVKKGRTMTIKEMEKELIEQALNETNGNRTHAAGILGISVRTLRNKLTEYKAMGWEAGQAA; encoded by the coding sequence ATGCAGTCCAGATCCGTCTTGGTAGTTGATGATCAACCCGAAATACGAACTTCCCTTTTCGAAGCCCTCACGAAGGAGGGCTATGCCGTGGCCCTGGCGCAAGATGGAAAGGAGGCTCTGGGAAAATTCAAAGCAAACCCCTTTGAAATAGTCATCACAGACGTTCGTATGCCTCGCATGGATGGAATGGAGCTGCTTTCCCGGATTAAACAATCTTCGTCCCAAACTCCGGTCATCATCATCACCGGCCACGGGACAGTGGATAACGCTGTCAAAGCCATGCGTGACGGGGCCTTTGACTACATCCTGAAACCCCTTTCCATGGAGGTCCTTAAAGAGACAATCAATCAGGCCCTGAATGCCGCTCAAACGTCAGCCTCTAAAATCATGAATCGCGAAACCAATAGCCTGGGCATAGGTGACCGGCCTATCATCACTCAAGACCCGGCCATGAAACGGCTGCTCGAAATGTCCAAAAACGTGGCGCCCTCAAAGGCCACCGTGCTCATACAAGGCGAGTCCGGAACAGGCAAGGAACTCCTGGCACGGTTCATTCACCGGGAATCGGACCGGGCCAAGGGACCTTTTGTGGCCATCAATTGCGCCAGCCTGCCTGAGGGACTCCTGGAAAGCGAACTATTCGGCCACGAAAAAGGCTCTTTCACCGGGGCTATTACTCGAAAAATCGGCAAGTTTGAGCTGGCCCATCTAGGAACGATTCTCCTTGACGAAATCAGCGAAATGGCTCCGGCCTTGCAGGCCAAACTGCTGCGCGTTCTGCAGGAAGGAGAAATAGACCGCCTCGGTGGCAAAAGCCCCATCCAGATCAATGTCCGGGTCATCGCCACCACTAACCGTAATCTCATGGAATGGGTCAGGCAGGGAAAATTCCGCCAGGATCTTTACTACAGGCTGAATGTTATTCCCTTGCGTATCCCTGCCATGCGAGACCGCCCTCGCGATATCCGCCCTTTGTCCGAATATTTTTTAGAAAAATACAGCCAGGAGAATGGCAAAGGGATAAAGAGCCTCTCCCAAGAAACCCTGGCCCAGCTTCAAAGTATGAGCTGGCCCGGTAATGTTCGAGAACTGGAAAATATCATCGCGCGCGGGGTGCTGCTGGCCAAAGGGGAATCCATCGAACCAGGCGACCTTTTCCTGGACGAAGCCCTGCCAGAAGCAGCCGGAAACGATGCTCACAGTACCGTTAAAAAAGGACGAACCATGACGATCAAGGAGATGGAAAAAGAACTCATCGAACAGGCCCTCAACGAGACGAACGGGAATCGCACCCATGCCGCCGGGATTTTAGGAATAAGTGTCAGAACCCTGAGGAACAAACTCACAGAATACAAAGCCATGGGCTGGGAGGCCGGTCAGGCGGCCTGA
- the flgB gene encoding flagellar basal body rod protein FlgB: MDALGKLFDRSIDLMGKALNLRLTKHSYIASNLANMDTPGYKVKDLEFQKVLLKSLPKSNNRLPLQRTHPRHMPVTKAEKAYALAQKNVVYGVYGKDENGNDVLDIDREMSKLVKNHLMYNITVQMLAKKFGGLKYAITEGGR; this comes from the coding sequence ATGGATGCATTAGGAAAACTATTCGACCGTTCCATTGACTTGATGGGCAAGGCGCTAAACCTGCGGCTCACCAAGCACAGTTACATCGCAAGCAACCTGGCAAATATGGACACGCCGGGCTATAAGGTCAAAGATTTGGAATTTCAAAAGGTTTTACTCAAAAGCCTGCCAAAATCAAACAACCGTCTGCCTTTACAAAGAACGCATCCCCGTCACATGCCGGTGACAAAAGCCGAAAAAGCATACGCCTTGGCCCAGAAAAACGTGGTCTATGGAGTCTATGGCAAAGATGAGAATGGAAACGATGTGCTTGATATTGACCGGGAAATGAGCAAGCTGGTTAAGAACCACCTTATGTATAATATCACGGTTCAAATGCTGGCCAAAAAATTTGGAGGCCTCAAATACGCCATCACCGAAGGAGGGAGGTAA
- the flgC gene encoding flagellar basal body rod protein FlgC has product MDFITAMDISVSGLTAQRTRMNIVSMNLSNMHATRTVTGGPYRRKIPIFTATPLKGPFGRRLKGSQRKLQQVEVTNIIQDQKDFKIIYDPSHPDANQYGYVQMPNVNLMEEMVHMLTAKRSYEANIVAINAAKNMALKSLEILK; this is encoded by the coding sequence ATGGATTTTATCACGGCCATGGATATTAGCGTCTCGGGTCTTACGGCCCAAAGGACCCGTATGAATATCGTCTCGATGAACCTTTCCAACATGCACGCCACGCGCACCGTAACAGGAGGGCCTTACCGGCGAAAGATCCCCATATTCACGGCAACACCTCTGAAAGGACCCTTTGGGCGGCGCCTGAAGGGCAGCCAACGTAAGCTTCAGCAGGTCGAAGTTACGAACATTATTCAAGATCAAAAGGATTTCAAAATCATCTACGACCCTTCCCACCCCGATGCGAACCAGTACGGCTACGTTCAGATGCCCAATGTCAACCTGATGGAAGAAATGGTGCACATGCTTACAGCCAAGAGATCCTATGAGGCCAATATCGTGGCCATTAATGCGGCCAAGAACATGGCTCTTAAGTCTTTGGAAATACTGAAGTAG
- the fliE gene encoding flagellar hook-basal body complex protein FliE — protein sequence MKISPVDPIQIPGIQPHEAKPGQLPVPGFKETLLDSIKKVNELQIKAQQAMEDLATGRSQNIHETMIAIEQAEIAFKLAAQVRNKIIAAYSEIMRMAV from the coding sequence ATGAAAATATCCCCAGTGGACCCGATTCAAATTCCGGGAATCCAGCCTCATGAGGCTAAGCCTGGCCAGCTTCCTGTACCGGGCTTCAAGGAGACCCTCCTGGATTCGATCAAAAAGGTCAATGAGTTACAGATCAAAGCCCAGCAAGCCATGGAAGACCTAGCCACAGGTCGAAGTCAAAACATACACGAAACCATGATCGCTATTGAACAGGCTGAAATTGCGTTTAAGCTGGCGGCTCAAGTCCGCAATAAGATCATAGCCGCGTATAGCGAGATCATGAGGATGGCAGTCTGA
- the fliF gene encoding flagellar M-ring protein FliF has translation MFEYLSRLIGQLQEVFIALPANRKILLIGVVGATVAGFIVLFTWANRPSFEILYSGLSQDEAGEIVTKLKEKKIPYRLESGGTTILARDEDIQDTRLTLATEGLPRGGGVGMELFNKTSLSTSAFVQRLNYQRAIQGELERTIMKFPEVAQARIHLSIPKESLFLEEAREPSASVVLGLRPNRTLSQAQVLGIVHLVASSVEGLKPENVSVVDTSGGLIYKKDEEAETPMLTASQIQQRRMLEKTLADRVTTMLERVVGPGKAVARVTAELDYNRTSTTEETFDPELAVIRSEERVKEKSTGPGRITAGAPSARYSLETGEGAAADQGQPLETYEKTEETINYDITRVNKQTVIPGGKIKRLSVAVMVDGKEVEKTEGGETVKTVVPRTEEELARLQEVVRYAVGYDEERGDTVIVTSFPFFIPEEIKVPVLAKWWTTYLRQAVRPAINIILIVLFFLFIVRPLIAWIRREARVVVREEERVALPPGVEAPALPGEVPKIEAALPDQMRETALQHPDRTLDVIRTWISE, from the coding sequence ATGTTTGAGTATCTTAGCCGACTTATTGGCCAACTGCAAGAAGTCTTCATAGCCCTGCCCGCCAATCGGAAAATTCTCCTTATAGGCGTTGTGGGCGCTACTGTGGCCGGTTTCATCGTCTTGTTCACATGGGCGAACAGGCCCAGTTTTGAAATCCTGTACTCTGGATTGAGCCAGGATGAAGCCGGTGAAATCGTGACCAAGCTAAAAGAGAAAAAGATTCCCTACCGCCTTGAATCCGGGGGAACCACCATTCTGGCCAGGGATGAAGACATCCAGGACACACGCCTTACCTTGGCCACTGAAGGACTTCCCCGCGGCGGGGGCGTGGGCATGGAACTCTTCAATAAAACCAGCCTGAGCACATCCGCTTTCGTGCAGCGCCTTAACTACCAGCGGGCCATCCAGGGCGAACTGGAGCGAACCATCATGAAATTTCCAGAGGTCGCCCAGGCGCGAATCCACCTGAGCATACCCAAGGAATCGCTCTTCCTCGAAGAGGCTCGGGAACCGTCAGCCTCAGTGGTGCTCGGGCTTCGCCCCAATAGAACTCTGAGCCAGGCCCAGGTCCTGGGTATAGTGCACCTGGTGGCCAGCTCGGTTGAAGGGCTCAAACCCGAAAACGTTTCCGTGGTAGACACCTCTGGAGGATTGATTTATAAGAAAGATGAGGAGGCTGAAACCCCGATGCTGACCGCCTCCCAGATTCAGCAGCGACGGATGCTCGAAAAAACCCTGGCCGACCGGGTGACCACCATGTTAGAACGAGTTGTCGGGCCTGGCAAAGCTGTGGCGCGAGTCACGGCTGAACTGGACTACAATCGCACCAGCACCACCGAGGAGACGTTTGACCCTGAACTGGCCGTGATCCGCAGTGAAGAGCGGGTGAAAGAAAAAAGCACCGGGCCGGGCCGGATAACCGCCGGAGCGCCGTCGGCCCGATACAGCCTGGAAACCGGGGAAGGCGCCGCCGCCGATCAGGGTCAACCTCTGGAAACTTATGAGAAAACCGAAGAAACCATTAATTACGATATCACCCGCGTCAACAAGCAAACCGTAATTCCAGGCGGTAAAATAAAACGCCTGTCCGTGGCGGTGATGGTTGATGGAAAAGAAGTGGAAAAAACAGAAGGCGGCGAGACGGTCAAGACGGTGGTGCCTCGAACCGAGGAGGAACTGGCTCGTTTGCAAGAAGTGGTTCGTTACGCCGTAGGCTATGACGAGGAGCGGGGTGATACGGTCATTGTAACCAGCTTTCCCTTTTTTATCCCTGAAGAAATAAAAGTGCCTGTCCTGGCAAAATGGTGGACCACCTACCTCCGCCAGGCCGTCCGACCGGCAATCAATATTATATTGATCGTGCTGTTCTTCCTGTTTATAGTCCGGCCGCTGATAGCCTGGATCAGAAGGGAAGCAAGGGTTGTTGTCCGGGAAGAAGAGAGGGTTGCCTTACCGCCCGGAGTGGAGGCGCCGGCCTTGCCGGGTGAGGTGCCTAAAATTGAGGCGGCTCTGCCCGACCAGATGCGGGAAACGGCTCTTCAGCACCCAGACCGGACACTGGATGTAATCCGGACCTGGATTAGTGAGTGA
- the fliG gene encoding flagellar motor switch protein FliG → MANAQKLTGPQKAAVFLLTMGEDFTSQIFSKLEDDEIKKLSRAMSRVQELSSDTVTEVLDEFNKSLVSPMGLKIKGDSFVKKIISRSVPRDRAENILEDISADIGPTPFENLKDIDSKTLANFIQNEHPQTIALILAYTEPGKAAEVISNFPENLQTDVVLRIANLENVPQNIVTEVEDVLQKEIHTLGTTDARKVGGAEAVAEILNQVDQSTENTILSRIEEDHTDLANDIRKLMFVFEDLVTVDDRGIRGILREVNNEELTLALKTASDTLKEKIYGNLSERAAAIIKEDLEIMGPVKLVDVEKAQQSVVRVAKKLEDEGKIMLGKGGEETFV, encoded by the coding sequence ATGGCTAATGCCCAGAAGTTGACCGGCCCGCAAAAAGCGGCCGTCTTCCTTCTGACCATGGGTGAAGACTTCACTTCCCAGATCTTCAGCAAACTGGAAGATGATGAGATAAAAAAACTCAGCCGGGCTATGTCGCGAGTCCAGGAGCTCTCTTCTGATACGGTCACAGAAGTATTAGATGAGTTCAATAAATCGTTAGTTTCGCCGATGGGCCTGAAGATCAAGGGGGATTCTTTTGTCAAAAAAATCATCTCCCGGTCCGTGCCCAGGGATCGGGCCGAGAACATCCTGGAAGATATCAGCGCCGACATCGGGCCAACGCCCTTTGAAAACTTAAAAGATATAGACTCAAAAACTTTGGCCAACTTTATCCAGAACGAGCACCCCCAGACCATAGCTTTGATCCTGGCCTATACAGAACCCGGTAAGGCCGCGGAAGTTATCAGCAACTTTCCAGAAAATCTTCAAACTGACGTCGTCCTGCGCATTGCCAATCTTGAAAATGTCCCTCAAAATATCGTGACTGAGGTTGAAGATGTCCTGCAAAAAGAAATCCACACCCTGGGGACCACTGACGCCCGGAAGGTAGGGGGAGCTGAGGCTGTGGCTGAGATTCTCAACCAGGTGGATCAGTCTACAGAGAACACCATCCTCTCCCGAATTGAGGAAGACCACACCGATCTGGCCAATGACATACGCAAGCTGATGTTCGTCTTCGAAGATCTGGTTACTGTTGACGACCGCGGTATCCGCGGCATACTCAGGGAGGTCAACAACGAAGAGCTTACCCTGGCCCTAAAAACCGCTTCAGATACCTTGAAGGAAAAAATCTATGGCAACCTATCAGAAAGAGCCGCAGCCATCATTAAGGAAGACCTTGAAATCATGGGGCCGGTCAAGCTGGTGGATGTGGAAAAGGCGCAGCAAAGCGTCGTGCGAGTCGCCAAGAAACTCGAAGACGAGGGGAAGATAATGCTTGGCAAGGGCGGTGAGGAAACTTTTGTCTGA